In the Candidatus Electrothrix rattekaaiensis genome, one interval contains:
- a CDS encoding ATP-binding protein, producing the protein MMHCGIRQRLLFGLFLVAALLGGGVLFLFIRFSAFHSHFEKIALEMPNFIIATELEHEATSVLASHTQNVLMSQGNDLLVDTQGLIKQSMTRIMDIISQVEPEKDVSTYLQELANKYRHMADNQLDLVALKEEQLRIKHQQERIHKRLAVLLKEVTDDNLLLFSQSSMDDTPALKEWYSKIHRTITLLLASYTTQSQQNIETYTLQLEQSMAQAAKVLEQLPAEIRDKLSRYQSEITTYAMGGNGLFALRSKGMRVQRRIHDGLLKEQKAAADLFASSHQLHADAKKITLGDEQKTASELHLFFFYLLFLAGMVLVSVVAIYIFVRCSVISRILTMQQELIEYDVDGTGGKFSIQEVGDDELTSLAAGINYFLEQIRKRKQQLQRAAREAEAANNAKSAFVAAISHEIRTPMNAIINLTRLCLEAELDTALDSRRENWLEIVRRSSESLLDLTNDLLDSAKVEAGKMELNQAVFSLADLLDKLEPYKITAQMKGLDFKMSMEPEMPECWYGDQQRIGQILINLVSNAIKFTESGRVKVSVEQYRDNEEWLLFRVSDTGIGIREDKLESIFHPFQQAEQSVVRCGGTGLGLSIARQLAELMGGRIQAECKLHTGSIFQVVLPLKSSDKEKNDKVVCVPEYGKIVPGNFAGGRVLLVDDNPFNRLVAEELMKLAGLTVESAEDGVEAVEMARVKKYDLVLMDLNMPRMDGVEAGMAIHDLPDCADLPIIALTADAGGSIRQRCLCNGMNDIVSKPIDAHNFFTIIEPWLPVKQVKEDETGGIGSLLAPFTASLEDEPVVQVESENRVADLLNNPFILKAFVDNHGETVQRICQALADGDCEEAHRQAHNLKSAAGAIEAPQLNRLSEELEHRLSNTEAVNKDSEADLVAQMETELREILERISKDQACSTE; encoded by the coding sequence ATGATGCATTGTGGAATCCGCCAGCGTCTCCTCTTCGGCCTTTTCTTGGTTGCAGCTCTCCTAGGGGGGGGCGTTCTCTTTCTCTTTATTCGTTTTAGCGCGTTTCATTCTCATTTCGAGAAGATTGCTCTCGAAATGCCAAATTTTATAATTGCTACTGAGTTGGAGCATGAAGCTACTAGCGTGTTGGCATCCCACACTCAAAATGTCCTGATGTCACAGGGGAACGATCTCCTTGTGGATACTCAAGGACTGATCAAGCAATCAATGACTCGCATTATGGATATTATCTCACAGGTCGAACCAGAAAAAGATGTTAGTACCTATCTGCAAGAGCTTGCCAATAAATATCGTCATATGGCTGATAATCAGCTGGATTTAGTTGCTCTAAAAGAAGAGCAACTGCGGATTAAGCATCAGCAAGAGCGAATCCATAAGCGTCTTGCTGTGTTACTCAAAGAGGTTACCGATGATAACCTTTTGCTTTTTTCTCAATCAAGTATGGATGACACTCCAGCTCTCAAGGAGTGGTACTCGAAGATTCATCGCACTATAACCCTATTACTCGCCTCGTATACAACGCAATCTCAACAAAATATTGAGACATATACTCTGCAATTGGAACAGAGTATGGCTCAAGCAGCCAAGGTGTTGGAACAACTTCCAGCTGAAATTCGGGATAAGCTGAGCAGGTATCAAAGTGAGATAACTACCTACGCCATGGGAGGTAATGGCCTTTTTGCCCTTCGTTCCAAAGGGATGAGGGTACAGCGTCGCATTCATGACGGTCTCTTAAAAGAGCAAAAGGCTGCAGCTGATCTTTTTGCATCATCGCATCAGCTCCATGCAGATGCAAAAAAAATAACTTTAGGCGACGAGCAGAAAACAGCATCGGAACTGCATTTGTTCTTTTTTTATCTTTTATTCTTGGCAGGTATGGTACTTGTCTCTGTGGTGGCTATTTATATCTTTGTACGTTGTTCTGTTATCTCTCGCATACTTACAATGCAGCAGGAACTTATTGAATACGATGTCGATGGAACAGGGGGAAAATTTTCTATCCAAGAAGTAGGAGATGATGAGTTGACCTCGCTGGCTGCTGGGATTAACTATTTTTTGGAGCAGATCCGGAAACGTAAGCAACAGTTGCAGCGTGCTGCCAGAGAGGCAGAGGCGGCCAATAACGCGAAAAGTGCTTTTGTTGCTGCGATAAGCCATGAAATTCGTACACCGATGAACGCCATCATTAATTTGACTCGGCTCTGTTTGGAAGCCGAGCTTGATACTGCACTGGACAGCAGGCGAGAAAATTGGCTGGAAATAGTTCGTCGATCATCCGAGTCTTTACTGGATCTGACCAACGATCTTCTTGATTCGGCCAAGGTTGAGGCCGGTAAAATGGAGCTGAACCAAGCAGTCTTCAGCCTTGCCGATCTTTTGGATAAGCTTGAGCCATATAAGATCACCGCCCAGATGAAAGGCCTTGATTTTAAGATGAGCATGGAACCTGAGATGCCGGAATGCTGGTACGGTGATCAACAGCGGATCGGCCAGATTTTGATTAATTTGGTGAGCAATGCTATCAAATTTACCGAGAGTGGCCGGGTAAAGGTGAGCGTTGAGCAGTATCGGGATAATGAGGAGTGGCTTTTGTTTAGAGTTTCTGATACGGGTATTGGAATTCGTGAAGATAAATTGGAAAGTATTTTTCATCCCTTTCAGCAGGCGGAGCAATCTGTTGTGCGGTGCGGGGGCACTGGTTTGGGGCTCAGTATTGCTCGGCAGCTGGCGGAGTTAATGGGAGGACGTATCCAGGCGGAGTGTAAGTTGCATACGGGTAGTATTTTTCAGGTTGTTCTTCCGTTAAAATCCTCGGATAAGGAAAAGAACGATAAGGTTGTGTGTGTACCTGAATATGGGAAGATTGTACCTGGGAATTTTGCCGGGGGAAGGGTTCTCTTGGTGGATGATAACCCCTTTAACCGCTTAGTGGCGGAGGAGTTGATGAAGCTCGCCGGGCTGACAGTTGAAAGTGCTGAGGATGGGGTCGAGGCTGTAGAGATGGCTCGGGTCAAGAAATATGACCTTGTATTAATGGATTTGAATATGCCGCGTATGGACGGGGTTGAAGCAGGTATGGCCATACATGATCTTCCAGATTGTGCAGATTTGCCGATTATTGCCCTGACAGCGGATGCCGGTGGATCAATTCGGCAAAGATGTCTTTGCAATGGAATGAATGATATTGTCAGTAAGCCCATTGATGCCCATAATTTTTTTACAATTATTGAGCCTTGGCTGCCCGTAAAACAGGTTAAGGAGGATGAAACAGGAGGTATTGGGAGTCTTCTTGCTCCCTTCACGGCTTCGTTAGAAGATGAGCCAGTTGTACAGGTTGAATCGGAAAATCGAGTGGCAGATTTGTTGAATAACCCTTTTATCCTCAAGGCTTTTGTAGATAATCATGGAGAGACTGTTCAGCGAATTTGTCAAGCCCTTGCTGATGGCGACTGCGAGGAAGCACATCGTCAGGCCCATAATCTGAAATCAGCAGCTGGTGCTATTGAGGCACCTCAGCTGAACAGACTTTCGGAAGAGCTAGAGCATCGCCTCAGCAATACCGAGGCAGTGAATAAGGATTCGGAAGCTGATCTTGTTGCGCAGATGGAAACGGAACTCCGAGAAATTCTCGAACGTATTAGCAAAGATCAGGCCTGTTCTACGGAATAA
- a CDS encoding molybdopterin dinucleotide binding domain-containing protein, whose product MLFTTGRHYARYNFSSMTGKTREIDDIAPEALAEVNPVDAERMGITSGDMLRLTSRRGTVDIKAEITERSQPGTIFTTYNYAETPVNLLTLDALDRLSRTPEYKLCAIRVEVLG is encoded by the coding sequence ATGCTCTTTACCACAGGCCGCCATTATGCCCGCTATAACTTCAGTAGTATGACCGGCAAAACCCGTGAGATTGATGATATCGCACCCGAGGCTTTGGCTGAGGTCAATCCTGTTGATGCCGAGCGCATGGGAATTACATCGGGCGATATGTTGCGGCTGACTTCCCGTCGGGGAACGGTGGATATCAAGGCGGAGATCACCGAGCGCAGCCAGCCCGGTACCATCTTCACCACCTATAACTATGCGGAGACCCCGGTCAACCTGCTGACCTTGGATGCGCTGGATCGGCTTTCGCGGACGCCTGAGTATAAACTTTGTGCTATTCGGGTTGAGGTTTTGGGGTGA
- a CDS encoding type II toxin-antitoxin system VapC family toxin, producing MNYLLDTCVISELVKPRPNTAVTDWLAQTPADRLFLSSLTIGELKRGITRLPESKKKSHLMMWLETLLADYSDRILPVDRAVAEAWGIMQARAEDSGQRMSIIDGYIAATASVYQMTVVTRNEGDFSPSHQAILNPWKML from the coding sequence ATGAATTATCTGCTGGACACATGCGTGATTTCCGAGCTGGTCAAACCTCGACCAAATACTGCTGTGACTGACTGGCTTGCCCAGACTCCTGCGGACCGCCTGTTTCTGAGTTCCCTCACAATAGGAGAGTTGAAACGAGGTATTACGCGGCTGCCCGAGTCAAAAAAGAAAAGCCACCTGATGATGTGGCTTGAGACGCTGCTGGCGGACTATAGTGACAGGATTCTCCCTGTTGATCGTGCTGTTGCCGAAGCATGGGGGATTATGCAGGCGCGGGCGGAGGATTCAGGACAGAGGATGTCGATTATTGACGGGTACATTGCCGCCACGGCATCAGTATACCAGATGACTGTCGTGACACGAAATGAAGGAGATTTTTCCCCGAGTCATCAGGCAATACTGAATCCGTGGAAGATGCTTTGA
- a CDS encoding type II toxin-antitoxin system Phd/YefM family antitoxin, with the protein MIRRTTWALQDAKNKFSRVVNEALTHGPQYVKRRGVDTVVVLSVRDYEKLTSQKPSFTDFLLSAPKIGNNADLFERQHEYPRELDL; encoded by the coding sequence ATGATAAGAAGAACAACTTGGGCACTTCAGGATGCCAAAAACAAATTCAGTCGAGTGGTCAACGAAGCACTCACGCACGGGCCGCAATATGTTAAGCGGAGAGGTGTTGATACCGTCGTTGTACTGTCGGTCCGTGATTATGAGAAATTGACCTCGCAGAAGCCCTCGTTTACCGACTTCCTGTTGAGTGCTCCAAAAATCGGCAATAATGCCGATCTGTTTGAGAGGCAGCATGAATATCCGAGGGAACTCGACCTATGA
- a CDS encoding PIN domain-containing protein, translated as MIYLDTHVVVWLYSGDPSLLSEKAGQLIEENELLISPLVLLELQYLFEIKRITVEPTVIFDSLAESIGLQKCRSSFARVMTEAMRMSWTKDPFDRIITATAATHQAVLLTKDQVIRREYELAAWD; from the coding sequence ATGATTTACCTTGATACCCATGTTGTGGTCTGGCTGTACAGTGGTGATCCGAGCCTGCTCTCTGAAAAAGCCGGTCAACTCATAGAGGAAAACGAACTGCTGATTTCTCCGCTAGTATTGCTTGAACTTCAATATCTGTTTGAAATCAAGAGAATCACTGTTGAACCCACCGTGATATTTGATTCACTTGCAGAGAGTATAGGCCTGCAAAAATGTCGTTCATCTTTTGCCAGGGTGATGACGGAAGCAATGCGGATGTCGTGGACAAAAGATCCGTTTGACAGGATCATTACCGCCACAGCGGCGACTCATCAGGCTGTGCTGTTGACAAAGGATCAGGTGATCAGGAGAGAGTACGAATTGGCTGCTTGGGATTGA
- a CDS encoding type II toxin-antitoxin system VapC family toxin, translated as MEVVLQRPMAGQLSRYLSEADWVAAPTLFISEVTNVFWKYQRLTDLSLQDCERGLEQAVALPDDVIVNRGRSTFFNNPSHRSIRLRNYSLANCMLPR; from the coding sequence GTGGAAGTTGTTCTGCAACGCCCTATGGCAGGGCAGCTGAGTAGGTATCTGAGTGAGGCGGACTGGGTGGCCGCGCCGACTCTGTTTATTTCGGAAGTCACGAATGTTTTTTGGAAATATCAGCGGTTGACAGACCTTTCTTTGCAGGACTGTGAGCGAGGCCTTGAACAAGCTGTTGCTCTACCTGATGATGTTATCGTAAATAGGGGACGTAGCACGTTTTTCAATAATCCCTCCCACCGTTCCATTCGTTTGCGTAATTATTCCCTTGCCAATTGCATGCTCCCAAGATAA
- a CDS encoding TM2 domain-containing protein, whose amino-acid sequence MIKQETHSVAMGYILWIFGFMGMHRFYYGKPISGTVYFFTLGLLGIGWIIDLFLIPGMDREADLRFAPGSKDYNICWILLVFLGVFGVHRMYMGKWLSGILYLLTLGVFGLGILYDLWTLNDQLSLVNAA is encoded by the coding sequence ATGATAAAACAGGAAACACATAGTGTGGCAATGGGGTACATCCTCTGGATCTTCGGTTTCATGGGGATGCATCGATTCTACTACGGCAAACCGATCTCCGGCACCGTGTATTTTTTCACGCTGGGCTTGCTCGGTATCGGTTGGATCATTGATCTGTTTCTGATTCCGGGTATGGATCGTGAAGCTGACCTTCGCTTTGCTCCGGGATCTAAAGATTATAATATATGCTGGATTTTACTGGTCTTCCTTGGAGTTTTTGGGGTTCATCGTATGTACATGGGAAAGTGGCTGAGCGGAATCCTCTATCTTCTTACATTAGGGGTATTCGGTTTAGGTATCCTTTACGATCTCTGGACCCTGAATGATCAGCTCTCGCTCGTGAATGCTGCGTGA